The following are from one region of the Methyloversatilis discipulorum genome:
- a CDS encoding efflux transporter outer membrane subunit, producing MNKILPLLFAALFAGCTTIGPDHQRPAFDLPQDYRAADGWKPAEPADHLPRGDWWRAYGDPVLDDLIARADSANQDLRVALGNYRQARAAAQQARAGFLPEVGLSASAQRSRSAAIQGRSANQSNTTQLGLDASWEADLWGRIGREVEAAGAELQGSAADLASVRLSLQAELVQNYFQLRAADSQRALYARTVAAYEKALEVARNRVAAGVATRGDEASALAQLRAAQAQAVDLDLTRTQLANAIAVLVGEPASSFSLAEADWQGAPPATPVGLPSTLLERRPDIAAAERRVAAANARIGVAQAAWFPSLTLNASTGYAGNNFAQWFNASNLVWSFGLSLAQAVYDGGRRDAQIESARGAHDVTVAQYRQTVLGALQEVEDNLSALRLLADEAALREQALAAAREAETLALNRYRAGTASYTEVVTAQTAALDNERSLMQLRGRQFSASALLNKAVGGGWDPSAVAGTAGGPSAENTR from the coding sequence ATGAACAAGATACTGCCGCTCCTTTTCGCCGCGCTGTTCGCCGGCTGCACCACGATAGGCCCGGACCACCAGCGGCCGGCCTTCGACCTGCCGCAGGACTACCGTGCCGCCGACGGCTGGAAGCCGGCCGAGCCGGCCGATCACCTGCCGCGCGGCGACTGGTGGCGGGCTTACGGCGACCCTGTGCTCGACGATCTGATCGCCCGCGCCGACAGCGCCAACCAGGATCTGCGCGTGGCGCTCGGCAATTACCGTCAGGCACGCGCCGCGGCGCAGCAGGCGCGCGCTGGTTTCCTGCCTGAGGTCGGGCTCAGCGCCTCCGCGCAGCGCAGCCGCAGCGCGGCGATCCAGGGGCGCTCGGCCAATCAGTCGAACACCACTCAGCTTGGCCTCGACGCCAGCTGGGAAGCCGACCTGTGGGGCCGCATCGGCCGCGAGGTCGAAGCGGCCGGTGCCGAACTGCAGGGCAGCGCCGCCGATCTCGCGTCGGTACGTCTGTCGCTGCAGGCCGAACTGGTGCAGAACTACTTCCAGCTGCGTGCCGCCGACAGCCAGCGCGCGCTTTATGCGCGCACGGTCGCCGCCTACGAGAAGGCGCTGGAGGTGGCGCGCAATCGGGTCGCCGCCGGCGTCGCCACGCGCGGCGACGAGGCGAGCGCACTGGCCCAGCTTCGCGCAGCGCAGGCGCAGGCGGTCGATCTCGACCTGACGCGAACCCAGCTTGCCAACGCGATCGCCGTGCTGGTCGGCGAGCCGGCTTCCAGCTTCTCGCTGGCCGAGGCTGACTGGCAGGGCGCGCCGCCGGCAACCCCGGTCGGCCTGCCGTCGACACTGCTCGAACGCCGCCCCGATATCGCCGCCGCCGAGCGCCGCGTCGCCGCGGCCAATGCGCGCATCGGCGTCGCCCAGGCGGCGTGGTTTCCGTCGCTGACGCTGAACGCCTCGACCGGCTACGCCGGCAACAACTTCGCGCAGTGGTTCAACGCGTCGAACCTGGTGTGGTCCTTCGGCCTGTCGCTGGCGCAGGCGGTATACGACGGCGGCCGGCGCGACGCGCAGATCGAATCCGCCCGCGGCGCGCACGACGTGACCGTGGCCCAGTACCGGCAGACCGTGCTCGGTGCGCTGCAGGAGGTCGAGGACAACCTGAGCGCCTTGCGTCTGCTCGCCGACGAGGCCGCACTGCGTGAACAGGCCCTCGCCGCTGCGCGCGAAGCCGAGACGCTGGCGCTGAACCGCTACCGCGCCGGCACCGCGAGCTACACCGAAGTGGTCACCGCGCAGACCGCTGCGCTCGACAACGAACGCAGCCTGATGCAGCTGCGCGGCCGCCAGTTCTCGGCCAGTGCGCTGCTGAACAAGGCGGTGGGTGGCGGGTGGGACCCTTCTGCCGTCGCCGGCACCGCCGGCGGCCCGTCGGCCGAAAACACTCGCTGA
- a CDS encoding multidrug efflux RND transporter permease subunit translates to MSAWAMPIRRPVGTALLTAAIALAGALAFRLLPVSALPQVDFPTISVSAALPGASPEVMAATVATPLERTLGRIAGVTEMTSSSSQGNTRVTLQFDLDRDVEGAARDVQAAINAARASLPTSLPSNPSYRKVNPADAPIMILAITSETVPIPRLYDVASTVLAQKLAQIPGVGEVTVGGGALPAIRVQVNPEALHQSGLTLADVRNRITESNVNRPKGFVEDGERYWQIEANDQARRAGDYVPLILRHTSGAVLRLGDVARVEDSVQDVRNLGLTNGKPTVLLVLTKRPGSNVIETVERVRELLPELGASLPAAARMEVAMDSSVTIRSALHEVEIALVISIALVILVVFLFLRNARATLIPAVVVPVSLAGSFAVMYLLGFSLNNLSLMALTIATGFVVDDAVVVIENIARHIERGLKPFEAAVAGVREVGFTVVAISLSLVAVFIPILLMGGVVGRLFREFALTMSVAVLVSMVVSLTAAPMLAARLLRHSPVEQEARWQRALGRVFDDLQIAYAHSLDWALRHTRIVMLIFLGAIALNFWLFSIVPKGFFPNQDTGRLFGSLRADQSTSYQAMTKKMEQAVEAIRSDPAVDNVSAFTGGGRGGGANNASFFVNLKPLKERGVSAEQVIGRLRGKLARIEGVQLFLVAAQDLRVGGLRSSSQYQFTLTADSLRALREWVPKVRDAMRDLPQLVDVGTDQEDRASQTRLVYDRDTLARLGLTPGTVNQELYDGFGQRQVSTLYEPLNQYKVVLEVAPERAQDLSALDSVRIATADGGLAPLDSFARVEQGVMPLSIAHLDGRVSTTVSFGTAEGVTLAQAMDAVRAAMADIGVPASINAGFQGSARAFQQSLDNQPLLILGAIIAVYLVLGILYESLIHPLTILSTLPSAGIGAILALMAFNIEFGLIAVIGVLLLIGIVKKNAIMMIDFALDAERTRGLEPRAAIREACLLRLRPILMTTLAAMVGALPLAIGFGEGSELRQPLGIAVVGGLVVSQLLTLYTTPVTYLYLERFSRFCGRLIARTPRPVSP, encoded by the coding sequence ATGAGTGCCTGGGCGATGCCCATCCGCCGTCCGGTCGGCACCGCGCTGCTGACCGCGGCGATCGCGCTGGCCGGTGCGCTGGCGTTCCGGCTGCTGCCGGTGTCGGCGCTGCCGCAGGTCGATTTCCCGACCATATCGGTCAGCGCCGCGCTGCCCGGCGCCAGCCCCGAGGTGATGGCGGCGACCGTGGCGACGCCGCTGGAGCGCACGCTGGGCCGCATCGCCGGCGTCACCGAAATGACGTCGAGCAGTTCGCAGGGCAATACGCGGGTGACGCTGCAGTTCGACCTCGACCGTGACGTCGAGGGCGCGGCGCGCGACGTGCAGGCGGCGATCAACGCCGCGCGCGCCAGCCTGCCAACCAGCCTGCCGTCCAACCCGAGCTACCGCAAGGTGAATCCGGCCGACGCGCCCATCATGATCCTGGCGATCACGTCGGAAACGGTGCCCATTCCGCGGCTGTACGACGTGGCCTCGACCGTGCTGGCGCAGAAGCTGGCGCAGATTCCGGGCGTCGGTGAAGTGACCGTCGGCGGCGGTGCGCTGCCGGCCATCCGCGTGCAGGTCAATCCGGAAGCGCTGCACCAGAGCGGCCTGACGCTGGCCGACGTGCGCAACCGCATCACCGAGTCGAACGTGAACCGGCCCAAGGGCTTCGTCGAGGACGGCGAGCGCTACTGGCAGATCGAGGCGAACGACCAGGCGCGCCGCGCCGGGGACTACGTGCCGCTCATCCTGCGCCACACCTCGGGTGCCGTGCTGCGCCTGGGCGACGTGGCGCGGGTCGAGGATTCGGTGCAGGACGTGCGCAACCTCGGCCTGACCAACGGCAAGCCGACGGTGCTGCTGGTGCTGACCAAGCGACCGGGCAGCAACGTGATCGAGACCGTCGAGCGGGTGCGCGAACTGCTGCCGGAGCTGGGCGCCAGCCTGCCGGCGGCGGCGCGCATGGAAGTGGCGATGGACAGTTCGGTCACCATACGCAGCGCGCTGCACGAGGTGGAGATCGCGCTGGTCATATCGATCGCGCTGGTCATCCTGGTGGTGTTCCTGTTCCTGCGCAACGCACGGGCGACGCTGATTCCGGCGGTCGTGGTGCCGGTGTCACTGGCCGGCAGCTTTGCCGTCATGTACCTGCTCGGCTTCAGCCTGAACAATCTGTCGCTGATGGCGCTCACCATCGCCACCGGCTTCGTCGTCGACGACGCGGTGGTGGTGATCGAGAACATCGCCCGCCACATCGAGCGCGGACTCAAGCCCTTCGAGGCAGCGGTGGCCGGCGTGCGCGAGGTCGGCTTCACGGTGGTGGCGATCAGCCTGTCGCTGGTCGCGGTATTCATCCCCATCCTGCTGATGGGTGGCGTGGTCGGCCGCCTGTTCCGCGAATTCGCGCTGACCATGTCGGTGGCGGTGCTGGTGTCCATGGTGGTATCGCTGACCGCGGCGCCTATGCTCGCAGCGCGCCTGCTGCGACACAGCCCGGTCGAGCAGGAGGCGCGCTGGCAGCGTGCCCTCGGCCGCGTGTTCGACGACCTGCAGATCGCCTACGCGCACAGCCTGGACTGGGCGTTGCGCCACACGCGCATCGTCATGCTCATCTTTCTCGGCGCCATCGCGCTGAATTTCTGGCTGTTTTCCATCGTGCCCAAGGGCTTCTTCCCGAATCAGGACACCGGCCGCCTGTTCGGCAGCCTGCGCGCCGATCAGAGCACCTCCTACCAGGCGATGACGAAGAAGATGGAGCAGGCGGTGGAGGCGATCCGCAGCGACCCGGCGGTCGACAACGTGAGCGCCTTCACCGGCGGCGGTCGCGGCGGTGGCGCCAACAACGCGAGCTTCTTCGTCAATCTGAAGCCGCTGAAGGAACGCGGCGTGTCGGCCGAGCAGGTGATCGGCCGGCTGCGCGGCAAGCTGGCGCGCATCGAAGGCGTGCAGCTCTTCCTGGTGGCGGCGCAGGACCTGCGCGTCGGCGGCCTGCGCTCGTCCTCGCAGTACCAGTTCACGCTGACTGCCGACAGCCTGCGCGCGTTGCGCGAATGGGTGCCCAAGGTGCGCGACGCGATGCGCGACCTGCCGCAGCTGGTCGATGTCGGCACCGATCAGGAAGACCGCGCTTCGCAGACGCGGCTGGTCTATGACCGCGACACGCTGGCCCGTCTCGGCCTGACGCCCGGCACCGTCAATCAGGAGCTTTACGACGGCTTCGGCCAGCGTCAGGTGAGCACGCTGTACGAGCCACTGAACCAGTACAAGGTGGTGCTCGAAGTGGCGCCCGAGCGCGCGCAGGACCTGTCGGCGCTGGATTCGGTGCGCATCGCCACCGCCGACGGCGGGCTGGCGCCGCTGGACAGTTTCGCGCGGGTGGAGCAGGGCGTCATGCCGCTGTCGATCGCCCACCTCGACGGTCGCGTGTCGACCACCGTGTCCTTCGGCACCGCCGAGGGCGTCACGCTGGCCCAGGCGATGGACGCGGTGCGCGCGGCGATGGCCGACATCGGCGTGCCAGCCAGCATCAACGCCGGCTTCCAGGGCTCGGCGCGCGCCTTCCAGCAGTCGCTGGACAACCAGCCGCTGCTGATACTGGGCGCCATCATCGCGGTCTATCTGGTGCTCGGCATCCTGTACGAGAGCCTGATCCACCCGCTGACCATCCTGTCCACGCTGCCGTCGGCCGGCATCGGCGCCATCCTCGCGCTGATGGCCTTCAACATCGAGTTCGGTCTGATCGCGGTGATCGGCGTGCTGCTGCTGATCGGCATCGTCAAGAAGAACGCCATCATGATGATCGACTTCGCGCTCGACGCCGAACGCACGCGCGGCCTGGAGCCGCGGGCGGCGATCCGCGAAGCCTGCCTGCTGCGCCTGCGTCCCATCCTGATGACCACGCTGGCCGCCATGGTCGGCGCGCTGCCGCTGGCCATCGGCTTCGGTGAAGGTTCGGAACTGCGCCAGCCGCTGGGCATCGCGGTGGTGGGCGGTCTGGTGGTGAGCCAGCTGCTGACGCTGTACACGACGCCGGTCACCTATCTTTACCTCGAACGCTTCAGCCGCTTCTGCGGCCGCCTCATCGCGCGCACGCCGCGCCCGGTCTCGCCATGA
- a CDS encoding multidrug efflux RND transporter permease subunit, with protein MNPSRLFILRPVATSLLMVALLVAGFLAYRLLPVSALPQVDYPTMQVVTFYPGASPELTTSLITAPLERQFGQMPGLVQMNSLSSAGASVVTLRFGLDISLDTAQQEVQAAINAASTLLPNELPAPPIYSKVNPADAPVMTLAVSSKAVPLHLLEEAVSSRLAQKISQQSGVGLVSISGGQRRAVRVRVNPSAVAAYGLSLEQLRAAVVATSSNQAKGSFDGPTRATTLDANDQLRSADEYRRSVIAWKNGAPIRLQDVAEVVDGPENRLLAAWANETPSLILNIQRQPGANVIDVVSRINALLPELQASLPDAVDVQVLTDRTESIRTSVRDVQIELVMAVLLVVAVIFVFLRNARATVIPAIAVPLSLIGSFAIMYLAGFSVNNLTLMAMVIAAGFVVDDAIVMTENIARHLEMGKGAMQAALDGAKEIGFTIISLTVSLVAVLIPLLFMQDVVGRLFREFALTLTIAILLSAVVSLTLTPMMAGRLLKAEGEHAHEGWYARLLAGYARTLRWVLDHQPLTLVAAVATFVLTALLYLAVPKGFFPVQDTGLIQGMSEAEPTISFSAMSARQQALAEVILRDPDVDSVSSFIGVDGQNPTLNTGRMQIRLKPLAERSDRAPEIARRLEAAAREVPGVALYLQPVQDLTIEDRVSRAQYPFVVQATNHEDLLEWVPRLAAALQQSDRLTQVTTDLATGGLQAYVDIDRAAAARVGVTVADIDAALYNAFGQRLISTIFTQSSQYRVVLDVQSQFQIGPEAIAQLHVMSADGLQVPLGTLVRVEERPARLAMGRQGQFPSATLSFNLPDGVSLGEAVDAVESVRAQLGMPATMTLKWEGAAEAFRASLSDTLWLILAAVVTMYIVLGVLYESYVHPLTILSTLPSAAIGALLALLLAGHALDMIAVIGIILLIGIVKKNAIMMIDFALEAERNEGMAPRDAIFQACQLRLRPILMTTAAALLGALPLVFGGGMGSELRFPLGLTMVGGLLVSQVLTLYTTPVIYLAFGRLFKLRHAAIDATEGGRA; from the coding sequence ATGAATCCGTCCCGCCTGTTCATCCTGCGGCCGGTGGCCACCTCGCTGCTGATGGTGGCGCTGCTGGTCGCCGGCTTTCTCGCCTACCGTCTGCTGCCGGTATCGGCGCTGCCCCAGGTCGACTATCCGACCATGCAGGTGGTCACCTTCTATCCGGGCGCCAGTCCGGAACTGACCACCTCGCTGATCACAGCGCCGCTTGAGCGCCAGTTCGGCCAGATGCCCGGCCTGGTGCAGATGAATTCGCTCAGTTCGGCCGGCGCTTCGGTGGTGACGCTGCGCTTCGGTCTCGACATATCGCTCGACACCGCGCAGCAGGAAGTGCAGGCGGCGATCAATGCCGCGAGCACGCTGCTGCCCAACGAACTGCCGGCGCCGCCGATCTACAGCAAGGTCAATCCGGCCGACGCGCCGGTCATGACGCTGGCGGTCAGTTCGAAGGCGGTGCCGCTGCACCTGCTCGAAGAGGCGGTGAGCAGCCGGCTGGCGCAGAAGATTTCGCAGCAGTCCGGCGTCGGTCTGGTCAGCATTTCCGGCGGCCAGCGCCGTGCCGTGCGGGTGCGCGTGAATCCGTCGGCGGTCGCCGCCTACGGTCTGAGCCTCGAACAGCTGCGCGCCGCGGTGGTCGCCACCAGTTCCAACCAGGCCAAGGGCAGTTTCGACGGCCCGACGCGCGCCACCACACTGGACGCCAACGACCAGCTGCGCTCGGCCGACGAGTACCGGCGCAGCGTGATCGCCTGGAAGAACGGTGCGCCGATCCGGCTGCAGGACGTTGCCGAAGTCGTGGACGGCCCGGAGAACCGGCTGCTCGCTGCCTGGGCCAACGAGACGCCGTCGCTCATCCTGAACATCCAGCGCCAGCCTGGCGCCAACGTGATCGACGTGGTCAGCCGGATCAATGCACTGCTGCCCGAACTGCAGGCCTCGTTGCCGGACGCGGTCGACGTGCAGGTGCTGACCGACCGCACCGAGTCGATCCGCACCTCGGTGCGCGACGTGCAGATCGAACTGGTGATGGCGGTGCTGCTGGTCGTCGCCGTCATCTTCGTGTTCCTGCGCAACGCGCGCGCCACCGTCATTCCGGCGATCGCGGTGCCGCTGTCGCTGATCGGCAGCTTCGCCATCATGTATCTGGCCGGCTTCTCGGTGAACAACCTGACGTTGATGGCGATGGTGATCGCCGCCGGTTTCGTCGTCGATGACGCCATCGTGATGACCGAGAACATCGCCCGTCACCTGGAGATGGGCAAGGGCGCGATGCAGGCCGCGCTCGACGGCGCGAAGGAGATCGGCTTCACCATCATTTCGCTGACCGTGTCTCTGGTGGCGGTGCTGATTCCGCTGCTGTTCATGCAGGACGTGGTCGGCCGGCTGTTCCGCGAATTCGCGCTGACGCTCACCATCGCCATCCTGCTGTCGGCGGTGGTGTCGCTGACGCTGACGCCGATGATGGCCGGGCGGCTGCTGAAGGCCGAGGGCGAGCACGCGCACGAGGGCTGGTACGCCCGCCTGCTGGCCGGCTACGCGCGCACGCTGCGCTGGGTGCTGGATCACCAGCCGCTCACGCTGGTCGCGGCAGTCGCCACCTTCGTGCTGACCGCGCTGCTCTATCTGGCGGTGCCCAAGGGCTTCTTCCCGGTGCAGGACACCGGGCTGATACAGGGCATGTCGGAAGCGGAACCGACCATTTCCTTCTCGGCGATGAGCGCGCGCCAGCAGGCGCTGGCCGAGGTCATCCTGCGTGACCCGGACGTCGACAGCGTCAGTTCATTCATCGGCGTCGATGGCCAGAATCCGACACTGAACACCGGCCGCATGCAGATCAGGCTGAAGCCGCTGGCCGAACGCAGCGACCGCGCGCCGGAGATCGCACGCCGGCTCGAAGCGGCGGCGCGCGAGGTGCCGGGCGTCGCGCTCTATCTGCAGCCGGTGCAGGACCTGACCATCGAGGACCGCGTCAGCCGCGCCCAGTACCCCTTCGTCGTGCAGGCCACCAACCACGAAGATCTGCTGGAATGGGTGCCCCGGCTCGCAGCCGCGCTGCAGCAGTCGGACCGGCTCACCCAGGTCACGACCGATCTGGCCACCGGCGGCCTGCAGGCCTATGTGGACATCGACCGGGCGGCGGCGGCCCGCGTCGGCGTCACCGTCGCCGACATCGACGCGGCGCTGTACAACGCCTTCGGCCAGCGGCTGATCTCGACCATCTTCACCCAGTCCAGCCAGTACCGCGTCGTGCTCGACGTGCAGTCGCAGTTCCAGATCGGCCCGGAGGCGATCGCGCAACTGCACGTGATGTCGGCCGATGGCCTGCAGGTGCCGCTGGGCACGCTGGTGCGCGTCGAAGAACGTCCGGCACGGCTGGCCATGGGCCGCCAGGGCCAGTTTCCGTCGGCCACGCTGTCCTTCAACCTGCCGGACGGCGTATCGCTCGGCGAAGCGGTGGACGCGGTCGAGTCGGTGCGCGCGCAGCTGGGCATGCCGGCGACGATGACGCTGAAGTGGGAAGGCGCGGCCGAGGCCTTCCGCGCCTCGCTGAGCGACACGCTGTGGCTCATCCTGGCCGCGGTGGTGACCATGTACATCGTGCTCGGCGTGCTGTACGAAAGCTACGTGCATCCGCTGACCATACTGAGCACGCTGCCGTCGGCCGCCATCGGCGCGCTGCTGGCGCTGCTGCTGGCCGGTCACGCGCTCGACATGATTGCGGTGATCGGCATCATCCTGCTGATCGGCATCGTCAAGAAGAACGCCATCATGATGATCGACTTCGCGCTCGAAGCCGAACGCAACGAGGGCATGGCGCCGCGCGATGCGATCTTCCAGGCCTGCCAGCTCAGGCTGCGACCCATCCTGATGACCACTGCCGCGGCGCTGCTCGGCGCGCTGCCGCTGGTGTTCGGCGGCGGCATGGGCTCGGAGCTGCGTTTCCCGCTCGGCCTCACGATGGTGGGCGGCCTGCTGGTGAGTCAGGTGCTGACGCTGTACACGACGCCGGTGATCTATCTGGCTTTCGGGCGGCTGTTCAAGCTGCGCCACGCGGCCATCGACGCGACGGAGGGCGGTCGCGCATGA